From Desulfobacterales bacterium, one genomic window encodes:
- a CDS encoding MoxR family ATPase, translating into MANMKTQRNFKGATRYVLDDELAGIVNISMALEMPLLLKGEPGTGKTMLAHSIAESLRMPLIVLNVKSSMKLIDALYQYDTLTRLNDSRFGDSNRDVSNIEEYIKMGKIGQAFTSEERTVLLIDEIDKADTDFQDDMLDVLDQMEFDIIEIDKRIGAKKRPVIIITSNAKKDLSDPFLGRCNFHHIAFPDPKMMRKIISVHFPDIDSDLAENAVTAFYKLRQIENIEKKPATRELLNWIRALAADPDFKPKQLPKGELPFLGVLFKKSQDYERAAHIVSYRKTF; encoded by the coding sequence ATGGCGAACATGAAAACACAACGGAATTTTAAGGGCGCAACCCGCTATGTGCTGGACGACGAGCTGGCCGGGATTGTCAATATTTCCATGGCGCTGGAAATGCCGCTGCTTCTAAAGGGCGAGCCGGGCACCGGTAAAACCATGCTGGCGCATTCCATTGCCGAAAGCCTGCGGATGCCCCTGATTGTCTTGAACGTAAAATCCAGCATGAAGCTGATCGATGCGCTCTACCAGTATGACACCCTGACGCGGTTGAATGACAGCCGTTTCGGCGACTCCAACAGGGATGTCAGCAATATCGAGGAATATATCAAAATGGGCAAGATCGGGCAGGCGTTTACTTCGGAAGAACGCACCGTCCTGCTCATCGATGAAATCGACAAGGCAGACACCGATTTTCAGGATGACATGCTGGATGTGCTGGACCAGATGGAATTCGATATTATCGAAATCGACAAGCGCATCGGGGCCAAAAAGCGTCCGGTGATCATCATCACTTCCAATGCCAAGAAAGATCTGTCCGACCCGTTCCTGGGCCGATGCAATTTTCATCACATTGCCTTTCCGGACCCTAAGATGATGCGCAAAATTATTTCGGTCCATTTTCCGGATATCGATTCCGATCTGGCCGAGAATGCCGTCACTGCATTTTATAAACTGCGGCAGATAGAGAATATTGAGAAAAAACCGGCCACCCGGGAGCTGCTCAACTGGATCCGGGCACTGGCGGCAGACCCCGACTTTAAACCCAAACAGCTGCCCAAGGGGGAGCTGCCGTTTCTGGGCGTGCTGTTTAAAAAGAGCCAGGACTACGAAAGGGCCGCCCATATCGTCAGCTACCGTAAAACCTTTTAA
- the tatA gene encoding twin-arginine translocase TatA/TatE family subunit, producing MFGIGMPELIIILVIILIIFGAGKLPEIGAGMGKAIRNFKGATTEPDKKDPDKIKDDNKPIEPT from the coding sequence ATGTTTGGAATTGGAATGCCTGAACTGATTATCATTCTGGTAATAATACTGATCATTTTCGGGGCCGGCAAACTCCCCGAAATCGGCGCCGGCATGGGCAAGGCCATCCGAAACTTTAAGGGCGCCACAACAGAACCGGACAAAAAGGACCCTGACAAGATAAAAGATGACAATAAACCGATTGAACCGACCTGA
- the ssb gene encoding single-stranded DNA-binding protein, protein MAGINKVILVGRLGNDPEVRYTQDGSAVASFSIATSDEWKDKETGDKKERTEWHRIVAWRKLGEICGEYLSKGRQVYVEGKLQTRSWEKDGVTRYTTEIVASDVQFLGGRESGAASAQNQYGAKETDAGGPSGSGPQDDDIPF, encoded by the coding sequence ATGGCAGGTATCAATAAGGTTATTTTGGTCGGCAGGCTAGGCAATGATCCTGAAGTCCGATACACCCAAGACGGAAGTGCGGTGGCCAGTTTCAGTATCGCGACATCCGACGAGTGGAAGGACAAAGAAACCGGGGACAAAAAAGAGCGCACGGAATGGCATCGGATCGTAGCCTGGCGCAAGCTGGGTGAAATTTGCGGCGAATACCTTTCAAAAGGACGCCAGGTTTATGTTGAAGGGAAACTTCAGACGCGATCGTGGGAAAAAGATGGCGTTACACGTTATACAACCGAAATAGTCGCATCCGATGTCCAGTTTTTAGGCGGCCGCGAATCGGGTGCTGCAAGCGCCCAGAATCAATACGGGGCCAAGGAAACGGATGCAGGCGGGCCATCGGGTTCCGGACCCCAGGATGACGACATTCCTTTTTAG